In one Coccinella septempunctata chromosome 6, icCocSept1.1, whole genome shotgun sequence genomic region, the following are encoded:
- the LOC123315115 gene encoding protein prenyltransferase alpha subunit repeat-containing protein 1, whose protein sequence is MGENSAMCEKVLRTLENIIQRDSEIREFAIVQTTENLKNKSPILYEENCLGLESWCKPYLQSYSHSVLLKNRKKLSRKQMTLDDMKNLNHVLVGGLLVQPTVVTFWNMKRDLVENDILNIEQELYFNEILLSMYPKSYEAFSYRKWLLSCKLKKVENLNFFQNESKVCERTAVKSPNNYHSWNYRIWCMEILLRSHPEIANIVLLELKFSIDWITNHISEYTGYNYRQFLIRNMKNIESISYTIFESLSFNNAIKYLNLPFYSDDPYHIVRALFGKSVSHTENDAYPKYINLLSVLLNDLFYISVELNYLYSNHECLWSYRKFLIIKLIELIYDYHEMKLDFKLYIEHKCMGRHVSCNMLSLEINELIAMKPELPNKITSSSFYNLLLKKEIEFLEASKHTSNASDINLSKRHLKWLKLANIYN, encoded by the exons ATGGGAGAAAATAGTGCTATGTGTGAGAAGGTTCTTCGTACCTTAGAAAATATCATACAAAGAGATTCAGAAAT ACGAGAATTCGCTATTGTGCAGActaccgaaaatctgaaaaacaAATCTCCCATCTTATATGAAGAAAACTGCCTTGGCTTAGAATCATGGTGTAAACCCTACCTTCAAAGTTACTCCCACTCAGTATTGTTGAAAAACCGGAAAAAACTATCACGTAAACAAATGACTCTTGATGATATGAAAAATCTCAACCATGTTTTAGTTGGTGGGCTTCTTGTACAACCTACTGTTGTTACGTTTTGGAATATGAAACGAGACCTGgtggaaaatgatattttgaacatCGAACAAGAACTATACTTCAATGAGATATTATTATCCATGTACCCAAAATCCTATGAAGCTTTTTCTTACCGAAAGTGGTTGTTAAGCTGTAAACTCAAGAaggttgaaaatttgaatttttttcaaaatgagaGTAAAGTTTGCGAGAGGACTGCTGTTAAATCACCGAATAATTATCATTCTTGGAACTATAGAATATGGTGTATGGAAATATTGTTGCGATCACATCCTGAAATAGCAAACATTGTTTTGTTGGAGCTCAAATTTTCCATTGACTGGATAACTAATCATATATCTGAATATACTGGGTATAactatagacaatttttgatacgcaatatgaagaatattgaaAGTATTTCATATACAATTTTTGAAAGTTTGAGTTTCAATAATGCAATCAAATATTTAAATCTCCCTTTCTATAGCGATGATCCGTATCATATAGTGAGAGCCTTGTTTGGCAAATCAGTTTCACATACTGAAAATGATGCTTATcctaaatatattaatttgttgtctgttttgttgaatgatttattttatatatctGTAGAATTAAATTATCTATATAGTAACCATGAATGTCTTTGGAGCTATCGGAAATTTCTCATTATAAAGTTAATTGAACTAATTTATGACTACCATGAGATGAAATTGGATTTTAAACTTTATATTGAACACAAATGTATGGGTCGTCATGTCTCATGTAATATGTTGAGTTTGGAAATTAACGAACTGATTGCCATGAAACCTGAGTTGCCCAACAAAATTACTTCGTCTAGTTTTTACAACCTTTTACTGAAAAAAGAAATAGAATTTCTTGAAGCCAGCAAACACACATCAAATGCAAGTGATATCAATCTATCTAAACGACATTTGAAATGGCTGAAGCTTGCTAATATCTACAACTAA